A region from the Canis lupus dingo isolate Sandy chromosome 9, ASM325472v2, whole genome shotgun sequence genome encodes:
- the TMEM203 gene encoding transmembrane protein 203: protein MLFSLRELVQWLGFATFEIFVHLLALLVFSVLLALRVDGLAPGLSWWNVFVPFFAADGLSTYFTTIVSVRLFQDGEKRLAVLRLFWVLTVLSLKFVFEMLLCQKLVEQTRELWFGLITSPVFILLQLLMIRACRVN, encoded by the coding sequence ATGCTCTTCTCCCTCCGGGAGCTGGTGCAGTGGCTGGGCTTCGCCACCTTCGAGATCTTCGTGCACCTGCTGGCCCTGTTGGTGTTCTCTGTGCTGCTGGCGCTGCGGGTGGACGGCCTGGCCCCTGGCCTCTCGTGGTGGAACGTGTTCGTGCCCTTCTTCGCCGCTGATGGGCTCAGCACCTACTTCACCACCATCGTGTCTGTACGCCTCTTCCAGGACGGAGAGAAGCGGTTGGCTGTGCTCCGCCTCTTCTGGGTCCTCACGGTTCTTAGCCTCAAGTTTGTCTTCGAGATGTTGTTGTGCCAGAAGCTGGTAGAACAGACTCGGGAACTCTGGTTTGGCTTGATCACGTCTCCGGTCTTCATTCTTCTGCAGCTGCTCATGATCCGTGCCTGTAGGGTCAACTAA
- the TPRN gene encoding taperin, which produces MAGLGRPGPGPRAALPAWKREILERKRAKLAALAGGAAPETGAEAGVAEPSGPAAERLVLAESLGPLRENPFMRLESERRRGARRGGGAGPAGARPVPQLLELYRRVPGVRTFHADNILIIESAPGFPPASPGAGPGPAARIRAAEVLVYEAPPPPGRVSRLLQKFDAPAAPPRRGSPEGGRPPPPPQPPPAPPAPGPATPRVGERAACFERRGPGPRARRGDFLQKTGSNSFTVHPRGLHHSVGPHPPGKGPAAPEARAGAANGLAGSAPGPGEWKPKVESGEPPVHPSPSPGTPSATPAASLALPTSNPASATPSQRQWVAAATSTNDSFEIRPACKPDMDRIPAGDLQARALASLRMNSRNSFVFIPKRKASAQTSLEGRQARGLPEREVDWASQSLELEAQLVPERYNVPAGGRSPLGVEEGACPRPATALIDQAVRQQRLSSPSLGLSAAAEAKPAQGLGVPSLAKNSREPGRPGLPVTFIDEVDSDDEVPQEAKLPCSGAGGPPWYHRHSTGAGHPSGLQPRSGNTFTVVPKRKPGPLQANGEPGPQEAVEEEASHPADSPATPGTALKKRYPTVHEIEVIGGYLALEKSCLTKAGSSRKKMKISFNDKRLQTTFEYPPENSLVQEEESEAQEEAEEEEEEEEEEEELSSSDGAAVEKPFALFLPRATFVNSVGPESPRLPDGSSGLSSYTPKHSVAFNKWQEQTLEQAPREVEPTPKEIMLTPASHNDLSDFRSEPALYF; this is translated from the exons ATGGCTGGCCTCgggcggccgggcccggggccccGCGCTGCGCTGCCCGCCTGGAAGCGGGAGATCTTGGAGCGGAAGCGCGCCAAGCTGGCCGCCTTAGCCGGGGGCGCGGCGCCGGAGACCGGGGCCGAGGCGGGCGTGGCGGAGCCCTCGGGGCCGGCGGCCGAGCGGCTGGTGCTGGCCGAGAGCCTGGGCCCGCTGCGCGAGAACCCATTCATGCGTCTGGAGTCGgagcggcggcgcggggcgcggcgcggcgggggtgcggggccggcgggggcgcggcCCGTGCCGCAGCTGCTCGAACTGTACCGCCGTGTGCCCGGCGTGCGCACCTTCCACGCCGACAACATCCTCATCATCGAGTCGGCTCCCGGCTTCCCGCCCGCCAGCCCAGGTGCGGGCCCCGGCCCAGCCGCCCGCATCCGCGCCGCCGAGGTGCTGGTGTACGAGGCACCGCCGCCGCCCGGGCGCGTCAGCCGCCTGCTCCAGAAGTTCGACGCCCCGGCCGCGCCGCCTCGCCGGGGGAGCCCAGAGggcggccgccccccgcccccgccccagccgccTCCGGCGCCGCCCGCTCCCGGCCCAGCCACCCCGCGCGTGGGCGAGCGCGCCGCCTGCTTCGAGCGCCGCGGTCCAGGGCCCAGGGCGCGGCGCGGCGACTTCCTACAGAAGACCGGCAGCAACTCCTTCACCGTCCACCCTCGGGGCCTGCACCACAGCGTTGGCCCTCACCCACCCGGCAAGGGGCCTGCTGCCCCCGAGGCCCGAGCCGGCGCTGCCAACGGCCTCGCAGGCTCCGCACCTGGGCCGGGCGAATGGAAGCCAAAGGTGGAGTCGGGGGAACCCCCGGTCCACCCGTCCCCCAGCCCTGGGACCCCCAGTGCCACTCCAGCCGCGTCCCTGGCCTTGCCCACGTCCAACCCTGCTAGTGCCACTCCCAGCCAGCGCCAGTGGGTCGCCGCAGCCACCAGCACCAATGACTCCTTTGAGATAAGGCCAGCCTGCAAGCCAGACATGGATAGGATCCCTGCTGGGGACCTCCAGGCCCGGGCCCTGGCCAGCCTCCGCATGAACTCTCGAAACTCCTTTGTGTTCATCCCTAAGCGCAAGGCCTCTGCGCAAACCTCTCTTGAAGGGAGGCAGGCCCGGGGGCTGCCAGAGAGAGAGGTTGACTGGGCCTCCCAAAGCCTGGAGCTCGAAGCCCAGCTGGTGCCTGAAAGGTATAATGTGCCTGCGGGAGGGAGGAGCCCCTTGGGGGTCGAGGAGGGGGCCTGCCCCAGGCCAGCTACTGCCCTCATAGACCAGGCTGTTAGGCAGCAGAGGCTGTCCTCACCATCCCTGGGTCTGTCAGCTGCTGCCGAAGCTAAGCCTGCCCAGGGCCTTGGGGTTCCCAGCTTGGCCAAgaacagcagggagcctgggaggccAGGGTTGCCTGTTACCTTCATTGATGAGGTGGACTCGGACGACGAGGTCCCCCAAGAAGCCAAACTGCCCTGCTCGGGAGCTGGTGGGCCTCCTTGGTACCACAGGCACTCCACTGGGGCTGGACACCCATCAGGGCTCCAACCGAGAAGTGGGAACACCTTCACCGTGGTGCCCAAGAGGAAGCCAGGGCCCCTGCAAGCTAATGGGGAGCCCGGGCCACAGGAAGCTGTGGAGGAGGAGGCAAGCCATCCGGCAGACTCCCCAGCCACCCCCGGGACTGCCCTGAAGAAGCGCTATCCCACCGTGCATGAGATTGAGGTGATTGGTGGCTACCTGGCTCTAGAGAAGTCCTGCCTCACCAAGGCTGGCTCCTCGAGAAAGAAG ATGAAGATCTCCTTCAATGACAAGCGATTGCAGACCACGTTTGAGTACCCTCCTGAGAACTCCCTGGTGCAGGAGGAGGAGtctgaggcccaggaggaggcggaggaggaggaggaggaagaggaagaggaagaagagttgTCCAGCTCAGATGGGGCGGCAGTGGAAAAGCCCTTTGCGCTCTTCCTGCCCCGGGCCACTTTTGTGAACAGTGTGGGGCCTGAGAGCCCTCGCCTGCCGGACGGCAGCTCAG GCCTGTCCAGCTACACTCCAAAGCATTCCGTGGCCTTTAATAAATGGCAGGAGCAGACACTGGAGCAGGCTCCACGTGAGGTAGAGCCCACACCAAAGGAGAT